One Argentina anserina chromosome 6, drPotAnse1.1, whole genome shotgun sequence genomic window, ATCATGTGAAAATTATCTATCGTTTCGTTCAAAGATGACAGAAAGTTATAACTAGATTCCGAGAACGGAAGCTGGTGACCCATCTTCAGCGTTGGCTTAACTATCCCGCATTAGTGGAAATTCTCATATTTTAGAAACCATGTGTTCATCAAGGCCCCCATAAAAACTTGTAATTAAGTACAATATAATGCATATAGGCGACGTGTTTTTAATTACAAGTATGAAAcatgcacatatatataacttctcataggggtggcacttaagaccgaaaaaccgaaaatcgaaccgaaaaaaccggatcaaaactgaaaaaaaccgaaccgaacacaagaaaaaccgaaccgaaccgaattaatcagtttggtttcagtttgggcacataagaaaccgaaccgaaccgaaaaaccgaattatttataaaataatgtcgttttacgtttatcttaccgaatatttattttgattaatgtgattttaggtttatattatatataattatatgtttctcttttgtagtgttatatatgtatatataatcatctatgtttatatgtatgcccatatatgtatgtttcaaataagtttgttaaaacaaacacacatatatatatatatatatatacaagcggatgtgtaattactaaatccacttcaatatgaagcaactatataaaggaaacttctcaagatcgatcgacaccagtcgatatgattgatatgtatatatagtcaccttgtaaaaatttcatccaattcggacctcgtttaaccgtcggaatttccggtaaattgaaaacaacactaatatactctaagggaggacccattaccaagatgcgaatgagaaaagttgtttacatatttgaagtcacataATTGTTGTCATCAATCGTGCAtggtcgaaacaaggaaactcatttggcaaagtcccaGTCAAtgagggttttattatgtgaaaacgcatgttttttggttgaccgttggtacggacggtcaaaccatgttcaaaacggacgaaatttttacgggacCGAGATACCGTATATAGGATTTTTTGAGTTTTAAGGGGGTCGAAGTTTTACAAACGTGGGGCGCAAAAAAAGGAgctccctaaatatatataccgatcacatctactggtgtcgatcgaccatatttcaaactggagttgtcgatcgctgaagtgtccactaatgtaccataacctttatattagggttataataaaactatcacattatgaagtgactatatgaaggaaacttatcggaattaatcgacaccatccgatatgatcagtatatatatttagtgaccattttaaaattttatccaattcggacctcgtttgaccgtcgaaatttccggtaaaccgaaaactacactaatataccctaagggaggacccattaccaagatgcgaatgagaaaatttgtttacatatttgaagtcacataatttttgataTCGATCAtgcgtggtcgaaacaaggaaactcatttggcaaaatcccggtcaatgggggttttattatgtgaaaacgcatgttttttggttgaccgttggtacggccgttcaaaccatgttcaaaacagacgaaatttttacgggttccctaaatatatataccaatcacatctactggtgtcgatcgaccatatttcaaactggagttgtcgatcgccgaagtgtccactaatgtaccataacctttatattagggttataataaaactatctcattatgaagcgactatatgaaggaaacttatcggaattgatcgacaccatccgatgtgatcagtatatatatttagtgatcattttaaaatttcatccaattcggacctcgtttgaccgtcggaatttccggtaaaccgaaaacaacactaatataccctaagggaggacccattaccaagatgcgaatgagaaaagttgtttacatatttgaaatcacataatttttgtcatcgatcgtgcgtggtagaaataaggaaactcatttggcaaagccccggtcaatggggttttattatgtgaaaacgcctcttttttggttaatcgttagtatggacgatcaaactatgttcaaaatggatgaaatttttacatggtccctaaatatatatgttgatcacatctattggtgtcgatcgacaatattttgaaactagaattttaaaaaaaaaaaaaatttcgaaaaaaaaaatcgaaccgaaccgtttggttcggttttcaGTTTGCCATATTGAAAAACCGAACAgtaaaccgaaccgaagtTCGATTTCAGTTTGGTTTACGGTTTGaccccaaaaccgaaccgtttaaacCGAATGCCACCCCTAACTTCTCAGACGTCCAGACAGTCCACACTGTGCGGATTCGGCGATTTCGGTCACCGGCGACGCACAACAACGACACCGACCAACACAGCCGCACTCCCTTCCTCTCGGCGCTCCTGTCTGTACCGGTCGAAGTTGCACGCCGGGAGgaggggagtgcggctgtgctggtcGACGCAGTCATTGCCCGTCACCGGTGATCGAAATCACCGAATTCGCATGGTACGGACCATTCGGACATCCGTAGCAAAGACAGACTGATATAGTCAAATTACATCAAACGTATGGAACgatctcaaaaaaaaattaagccaAAATAATCAAGGCAACGAGACAACATATCTTGATTTGCTTGCAGTGAGGACAAGGCTAGTGAATCCAACACAACATCAAACATGCATGCAAGACGGTATAATTTTTGGTCATCAAAGTATGCTATTTTGGTCATTGAACTTTTGAAAACTTCACTTTGGTCATCTAACTATACTACATTCATGTCACATTGgttatttcatttattttcaccatttttctttgttaactCGAATGGTAATTCGGAGATTAAAGCAATCAAACgacaattaatttttttctctagcacaacaatttaattattttctaattgaaATGACAATATGACCCTATGTATTAGGATTTAACGTTCAATTAACAAATACgatatataaaataatcaaTGTGACATACGAGTAGTATAGTTGGATGACTAAAGTGAAGTTTTTAAAAGTTAAATGACCAAAATAGCATACTTTGATGACCAAAATGATATTTCTGCCTAGTACAATTTCTCAAAGCATGTTGGCtcactctaatttcttttcCTTCATTATGCTTCTTTACATATATAATGACTTAGGATTTTGAGAGGAagtatattttttaaaatcactTTGAAATGAATTTTTAATATCGTCCATAgtcttttgttttaaaatggGAAGAAAATCTgctgtttatttttttcttgtctCTCTCCATGTTTCCCATTGACATGTATCCTTCCACGTCACCCCATTTAACAGCTCTTTCACAGCGTTAGGTCAGCTCGACTCGTGAAAACTAGTTATAAAATATGAGTCGTAGTAGCAATATATTCTATAACAAACATGAATGTACGCAGTATAAAGTCAGTTGAAATTTGTATTATTAGATACTTCATTATCTGAAAATGACTCATTTTCATAAGATAAGAACGAATCACTAATTGTGTTGTCATTTTGAGTTTGGTCCTATCAAATTTCAGGACTCttgatttaaattttatttttaattaatgttATGATCTCATGCTTAGTTGGCTTATCACCAAGAAATTTGTGAGAAGAGAAGCTAATTAGACAAAAGACTTCGTCCTTACTAAATGTTTTTGATTAGTACACTACTATGAATAAGCAAAGTTTCTTTTAATTGCCATCTCCCAAATTTTCAAAGAGACTTGGTGAGttagaattttatattttagttAAAGAAATTGTATGTACGGAACTTTATGGGTTCCTAGCAAGTGttttattatattaaataGTCTTGGATCAGGGTTCGTCTGCTGTACATACATGTACAACATACAGCAGGTTTTACAGGCATTGATTAGGGGAGCACGTGAGATGCACGATGGGTTGTGTGTGTGAGTGAACTGTGTTTTTTTATATGCATGGCATACAGCCGGGCAGAACAGAATTTTCCCTTGGATCATATATAACCCAATAGCAAGCCTAAAAAAGGGCTAAATTCTTAATTTCTCAACTATTTATCAATATGATATTAATTTCTTCAATCCGTCCACAGTTCTCTTTATAGTTGCATGATCGCGAGTCAAGAGATGTAGAGGAATATCAATAAGTAATTAGTCTGATGCATACATACGACTCATACGAGTGGTCTGGTAATGCTTTCCAGGCCTACGGGAAATAGAATGCGAACACCTACGGTGTGCATTTGTGCTCCTAGCAAGTTCAATATTCGGACATGCGCAACTGTGACATACAAAATATAGGGTAACATTATCAGTATGTGCCACCATGGTAGATGTGTGCGTGTGAGTGTATTTGCCAGATTTATTTGGTTCAAACTCAGGTCTAACAATTCTATTGCGAGTATTAAGAAGCTCAACAAATTCTGTTGGTGATGCCAAAAAAACCCATGATCATAAAAGATGAAGTGGACATGAAAGAGTACACGGGGAATGGGATATCTGTACAAGTAATATCCACCATATTACATATACAAAGTggaacaccaaaaacaaaacaaaaaaggaagCAAAAACTTATTTTGATGTTTCAAATCTGTCACTCAACACAAATGATGTTATCAGTGCATTCAGGGAGATGGGTGCATCCATGTTCACTGCATGTCCTGTGTCCTTGATTATCTCTACCTTTGATTTTGGTCCCAAATGCCTGTACAATCAATTTATAGGGAACTTAATAAACCAAATGCCCCTGTTTTTACAAATTCGAGCTAGGTATTATAATTTTCAAGTTATTACTAACCTTTGCAGCTCATAGGCCAAGTTGACAGGGAAGACAGCATCCTTGTCACCCCAGATTATTAGTGTTTCCTTCAACCAAAAATGAAAAGCCTCATTTGCAAGACTGAAgagaaatatttttatatatggaTGGAAATATAACCCGTTTGACCAATTACCTGAGTCAAAATGGGAAGGTTTAGGTCTGCTTTTTCCCTCAGCAAGTGCTCTGCCATCTCTAGTTTCTGCTTCCTGTTTTTCTCATAAGTCACCTGTAAAATGCAGCAAAATTAGTGCTATTAGGACTTGATAATGTCTATCACATTGAAATGTAGTGACATACAGTAAATTATCTTGCGAGCCATTGGAAATAATATGTATTGCAAATTATATGTTTTGGTCAAATTAACACGGTTACTAATCCGTGTTAGGCGATCATGCCAGAACACTTCATCTCCTTTAGTTACCAATTTTTAGTTAGGATTTAACTTCAATCAACGTCAGCCAGATATGAATCCTAGTACGAGGGATTCTGCACCTAGATTCTTACGAACTCGATCATACGTggttaattatataattgCTATACAGAAATATGCCAATTTTGGAAGAAACTCACATTGATAAACCCACGGATGAAAACATCGGGAACCCACTTAACAGGACTGGCTCTGTGCATCGAAAGATTCACCAAGCCCCTTAgatcatgagcactttcaggTACAAGAAGCTTCAATGCACTGCGTCCAATCTTATTGAGCTGATCCTTCTTCTGCTCCTCTGTCATTCCAATACCGCAGCTCACAATCACAAGCCTCTCCACCGCCTCCGGATACATCGCCGCCAGCCAATATGCCACAAACCCTCCGTAGCTTATAGAGTACACACCAAACCTGCCCACGCCAAGTCTCCTCAACCCTTCTGCTACACATTTTGCTTGGAACATCTCCGTCCTGTCAGGCATTTTTGTGTATGAATCTCCAAAGAAGAGTAGATCGGGCACATACAAATTGAAAGTCCGTGAGAGTGAGCCGACTTGGTGCATGAATTGCCATTTGCAATTGCCACCATAGCCATGAAGCATCAGCAGATCAGGCTTGTTAGATCTTTTAGGATTGGAAGCCCAAAAATGCATGGTGGTTTGGTCATCCAATTCAATAGTGCAAGGAGATAGACCACACAATCTGAAGTACACTCCTAAAAATGCATCTGCAAAAGCGATTAGGATCGAAGCAGGATTCGAAATATAAGGCAAGACTGAAAGAAGGAAATCGTAAATGGCTATTAGGGTTGCGAGGTAGAAGGAGAGAACATGATAGAACTTCGTGTACGCCATGACAATTGAAAATGAATGAGTGTTGTGCTAGATGGCTTTGCCTTCTGGCTACTTAAATTGGAGTAATGTGCAATCCCTTTCAAGCCTTCACGGCTTCACTACACAACTAACACAAGACGTACAAGAGACGAGCGATGCCCAATTTTGTGAGATGAGGATAATGGTGTGATCCATTTTGCATTCTTATCTATGAATAATGAAACCGATCTTGCCAACCcaaaatgatgatgaagaagagagagagagagagagagagagagagagagagagagagagagagagagagagagatcaatTGTTTTAACACAAAGTGCGCTCCTTCACATATCACTCCCGCACTGTTGGAAGACTTGGCTCTTATTTTTAACAAGGGGCTAAATGCCCAGAGAAAtttattcaataaaaaaagcTTACACCAAGGAGGACTTGGTTCCTATAACGGTGCGGGAAGTTCACAAGAGCAAGACTAGCACtcttttattggatttttttctttcatttcatttcagtTACACACTTACGCACGCATATTTCACTCAGGAAAATTATTATAAAGttgagttttattttctcatttattgTAATTAGAGAAGATATGACACTCATATTTAAGTGTATAGCTGAAAGTTCCACGAGCTTTGATACTTCTTCAGACCTAGAAAAGTGTATAATACTACCTCaatatatacttttttttataccACCGAATGATTATAACACGCCAAATTAAGCAGCATTGCCCATAAGTTGTAACAGCATAGCAGCATGGGAAACAATGAAACACTACATTTTCTTCAAGATGGGCGCTAAACTACCAAATTTTTTAGTCTCATATCAGGGGAATATGTTCTATTTATTTCTATATTCAATTTCTGTTGTATCATATAGTTCCAATTTTTAGATTTTATCATTCGATTTCGTTTGTgcaattttcatatttttttgtggaAGGAGGAAGAACATGAAAGTCTTACTCAAATTTTCTATTCTACTTCAACTATCGGACTATCTCGTGAAACCACCTCTATGTTACGAATCTACGCAGAGTTCACTACTGTCTACTGAACGAACTAGAGTAATCCGACAGAAATGGAATATATAGTTGCCAAGGAAATTTTCGTAATGGTATCGTGCATACGTGATACGTGAGAAGCACTAGCTAGTGCCTAGTAAATCGAACCTTAACATTTCCGagtgtttgggcctaaaataatactccggtattatctacTTTTTAGGCTCGTGCaccggttatttggggaaaatctATCATAGAGCAAGATTACCTGCcatattggaatagatttaggggactaatgttgtatagaatctgagttgaataaggaaggtgaatccaaatcaactaggaggttctcaagacttgatccgcaagaaagaacaattggtgttctctatataaaggggtcgaatgtgcagaataacacacataacgtcaaacaaactatcgcgcaaccgcatagtcaaatctccccacggagtaaaagtccgattagcttcggcaaccaagtctcccatcggagcggagctacccagatatacgcctcgcgctgcatgtagcaaacaagtccgattaacctcggcaactagagtcaagtccatcgagtcgctagcctagcttctagcaaacacaaaagtctgcactagtcagcaattcCATACAGCGAGAGAGTCCCGCTATCAACGACAcattataagctctgcttttccccaagcggtctaaagtaagatcggccatctacttgaggtggagtgaaaggtacctagcaactccggttgtgtataggtcattcgaacttcagcggtttatcagcaactacggagcaatcgtttgagaagaagacagtacgtgagcgcaatcatcgtcaaacaaaacaagagttgtacctaactcaaaggtactggcaccccagcaacaacagagaacgaaggttAGAACCGTCTAGGGTTCAACACCGGaacttgctgattgttctctgaggaagatctttttcccagctcgaacaccGACAATGAATAtactcatgactcatgagtcaCGAACATTGATCTAATTTGATGATACGTTAGGACTGTCACACATTACAACTTACAAATATTCAGAGGAATCTTATTATCATTGTTTAACAGCTGCTTCCCAGAATAATGACTCCGGCGGCCAGCTAGCTTTGCTTACTGTCACGTATGAACACGCTAGAAAGCACATCAGAAATACCTTGCTTCCAAAGCTTCCAATCTTGTATTCTTCTTTAGTATCTTTACCCCCATTATTAACCAATCCCGCCAATTATTTACGTTGATAATTCAGTTCATCATCTTTCTGCTTTCTTCACTTTTTGGACGGCTGTCTATCACCTTTCTCATCCAATTCCAGGCTTTCCACCTAGATTCCTTCACCTTCCCCaccttcttttcctctataaATCTCTCCCCTCATCTTCTTTCAACTCCTTCTCATCAAGATTCAAAGAAAACCAACCTTGATAGCTTCAGTGCTTCACTAAGTTCAGCACTAATGGCAACCTATGCATACGGAAATCATCAAAACTCATCTCAAAGGTCAGTAGCCATGGTGCTGGCTTTAGTATCTGCAATCGTAGTATCGTACTCTCCCCTCTATATCATGTATCGTCACGAAAAACTGATACAAGGTATTACGAGACAAGATGGATGAGCTCCGGGTTTGTTCTTCCCATGGTTCTTGCTGGACTTATTATTGCTATTAAAACCACCTCCTCATCAACGTCAAGTTCATCTTCGCCAACACAAGGAGGTTCTTCTTTTATTCCCTCTCCGGATCCTTCGTGGGTGCTAAGAATTGGGAGTTCAAGTGGTTTTAGTCATGTTGATTCTAGTGCTTTCATGGCAAAGTTCTGTCCATGAATTCTTCTGGAGATAGATTTAAATCAAATCCCACTTTGTAGTGATCTCTTTGTTTGTTGTCTTTAGCTTAAGGGGAGATAGTATTCCATCTATCAAATAATGAATTAGTTAATTAGTGGGACAAGTAAAtgcacccaaaaaaaaaaagtttcatCATCGATCAAACTGTATTTCCATTGGAATGAAATGTTACTTAGTTGGTGTAAAGCGGTCATCTGAATCAGAAATGTGGTACCGCATAGTTTTGCACCGGTTCATTGTATCTCAAATCTCACCAGTTAATATGGATTAGATTTGTTGAGAATGATGTTATGTTGTTAAGACTAAAAAAATTGTCTATACGAATCTTTTACAAGACGTTCTTTTTTCCATTTATATTTGAAACCACGTCAATGTTACATATTGTAAGATAGAATTCACAATTATGGAGTGAGATTCTAATCTATGCGAGAGTGAACCACATATATAAactctttaatttgtttttgtttttaagaatgatatctagaattttatttaaagcAGAAGCAAATTACAAAGCACGAGAATAATAATCAGTGGTGGACATAAAAGAAGCTAATTGTATTGCTGAACCACATAAGCAATCGTgttgttaatttttatttttgaagggACGGAATAGCTCCAACTAATTGAGAGCCACCATCATATTATTAATATAATCATTAAATAAATGGGAAACATCATACCTAAATCCCTACAATTCGTAGGAACATCCTCAAGAAGAATATCTTGAATAATAACATGATTCTCCTCTAACCACATATGGTCAACATGTTGACCACTAGCGAGGTAAGCAAGCCTATTGGCCACACCATTTGCTTGACGATAGACATGTCGAAATTGAATGTAAGTAAAGAGAGTGAGTACCTTTTACAATCATCAACAACCCGACCTATCTCAGAACAATTTTCCTCCTCCCTCTGAAGGGCATTAGCCAACACATAGCAATCTATTTCAACCTCAAGCGTATTCCATCCCTGATGAATTGCGAGGAGAAGCTTTGCACGAAGAGTCTCTGCTTCAACATGCAACGCATAACTCAAGTGAGAAATAGGCCGAGCTAAACATGCTCTACAAGTGCTAGTTTCATCTCTAATTATAGCACCAATACCACCATCACCAGACTCCATGTCAAAACTaccatcaatatttaactTAAGTCTACCGCTTGGAGGACTGAGCTATTTATCCTCATGCTTCTTTTTTGACTTTTCCCTACGAATATGTACTCTCTTATAGTCTTCTAACCCACCAACACCAAATCTCTCACAAAGCCATTAAAAACAACTCCACTTGGTCTCCACTCGACTAATTAATTATTGCCCAAATCTATTCCACCATCGAGTGAATATCATGACTCTGAGGGGGAAAAACCATCGGCCCACTTTGCCAAAACACTTGGACCACATCACATTCTTTAAATAAATGAAGACTATCTTCAACATAATTGTTGCAGAAAGGACAAAGTATAGTATGGAGTTGTA contains:
- the LOC126798310 gene encoding uncharacterized protein LOC126798310, producing the protein MAYTKFYHVLSFYLATLIAIYDFLLSVLPYISNPASILIAFADAFLGVYFRLCGLSPCTIELDDQTTMHFWASNPKRSNKPDLLMLHGYGGNCKWQFMHQVGSLSRTFNLYVPDLLFFGDSYTKMPDRTEMFQAKCVAEGLRRLGVGRFGVYSISYGGFVAYWLAAMYPEAVERLVIVSCGIGMTEEQKKDQLNKIGRSALKLLVPESAHDLRGLVNLSMHRASPVKWVPDVFIRGFINVTYEKNRKQKLEMAEHLLREKADLNLPILTQETLIIWGDKDAVFPVNLAYELQRHLGPKSKVEIIKDTGHAVNMDAPISLNALITSFVLSDRFETSK